The Plectropomus leopardus isolate mb chromosome 15, YSFRI_Pleo_2.0, whole genome shotgun sequence genome has a segment encoding these proteins:
- the ap3m1 gene encoding AP-3 complex subunit mu-1: protein MIHSLFLISHSGDIFLEKHWKSVISRSVCDYFFEAKEKAVEPEDVPPVLQTPHHYLINIYRGKLFFLSVIQTEVPPLFVIEFLHRVADTFQDYFGECSEGVIKDNVVTVYELLEEMLDNGFPLATESNVLKEMIRPPTILRSVVNTLTGGSNVGDTLPTGQLSNIPWRRAGVKYTNNEAYFDVIEEIDAIVDKSGSTVFAEIQGVIEACVRLSGMPDLTLSFMNPRLLDDVSFHPCVRFKRWESERALSFIPPDGNFTLMTYHVSSQNLVAIPVYVKQSITFFETGPCGRLDITIGPKQTMGKTVEGLVVTIHMPKVVLSVNLTTTQGNYTYDLATKVLVWDIGKLNPQKLPNLRGSLSLQAGAPKPEDNPPLNIDLKIQQVAISGLKVSRLDMYGEKYKPFKGVKYVTKAGKFQVRT, encoded by the exons ATGATCCACAGTCTGTTCTTGATCAGTCACTCGGGAGACATCTTCCTGGAGAAACACTGGAAGAGTGTCATCAGCCGGAGTGTGTGTGATTACTTTTTCGAGGCGAAGGAGAAAGCGGTGGAGCCGGAGGATGTGCCCCCTGTGCTGCAGACTCCACACCACTATCTCATTAACATATACAGAGGAAagctcttcttcctctctgtcatccAGACTGAAGTCCCTCCTCTGTTTGTCATCGAGTTTCTCCACAGAGTGGCAGACACATTTCAG GACTACTTTGGAGAGTGCTCAGAGGGTGTAATCAAGGACAATGTGGTGACAGTGTACGAGCTGTTGGAGGAGATGCTGGACAACGGCTTCCCACTAGCAACAGAGTCCAATGTCCTCAAAGAGATGATCAGGCCTCCCACCATCCTGCGATCAGTTGTCAATACGCTCACAG GAGGTAGTAATGTCGGAGACACATTACCAACAGGTCAACTGTCCAATATCCCCTGGAGGCGAGCTGGTGTTAAATACACCAATAATGAGGCGTATTTTGATGTGATAGAGGAAATAGATGCCATTGTGGACAAATccg GTTCAACAGTATTTGCAGAGATCCAGGGTGTGATAGAAGCGTGCGTGAGGCTCAGCGGGATGCCTGATCTGACTCTGTCCTTCATG AATCCTCGCCTCCTTGACGACGTGAGTTTCCACCCGTGTGTGCGGTTTAAGCGCTGGGAATCGGAGCGCGCCCTCTCTTTCATTCCACCAGATGGAAACTTCACACTCATGACCTATCATGTCAGCTCTCAAAA CCTCGTGGCCATTCCAGTGTACGTGAAGCAGAGCATCACTTTCTTTGAGACGGGACCTTGTGGTCGCCTGGATATCACCATCGGACCCAAACAGACCATGGGGAAGACAGTGGAGGGCTTGGTAGTCACAATCCACATGCCTAAAGTTGTGCTCAGTGTTAACCTCACAACCACACAGGGAAACTACACCTACGACCTCGCTACCAAG GTGTTGGTCTGGGACATTGGGAAACTGAACCCGCAGAAGCTTCCTAACTTGCGGGGCAGTCTGAGTCTGCAGGCAGGAGCCCCCAAACCTGAAGATAACCCCCCACTCAATATTGACCTTAAGATTCAACAGGTGGCCATATCAG GTCTTAAGGTGAGCCGTCTTGACATGTATGGAGAGAAGTACAAGCCGTTCAAAGGGGTCAAGTATGTGACGAAAGCAGGAAAATTCCAAGTGCGGACCTGA
- the adka gene encoding adenosine kinase isoform X1, with protein MQRARSAMASEEPKAKKQKLSEDEKTESPTKKTPAKLSPNALFGMGNPLLDISAVVDKDFLDKYTLKPNDQILAEDKHKALFEELVKKFKVEYHAGGATQNSIKIAQWMIQEPHNVGTFFGCIGKDKFGEILKQKAEEAHIDAHYYEQDEEPTGSCAACITGDNRSLVANLAAANCYKKDKHLDLEENWKLVEKANVYYIAGFFLTVSLESILKVAKHASENNKLFCLNLSAPFICQFFKDNLMQVMPYVDVLFGNETEAAAFAKEQDFETKDIKEIAKKAQALPKVNKKRQRIVVLTQGKDDTAMALSDKVETFPVLKIDPKDIVDTNGAGDAFVGGFLSELVQEKPLDQCVKAAHYAANVIIRRAGCTFPEKPDFK; from the exons ATGCAACGTGCCCGCTCAGCCATGGCTTCAGAGGAaccaaaagcaaagaaacaaaaactttcaGAGGATGAGAAGACAGAGTCTCCAACCAAAAAGACCCCTGCCAAACTAAG CCCCAATGCACTCTTTGGGATGGGAAACCCTTTGCTGGACATCTCTGCTGTCGTGGACAAAGACTTCTTGGACAA GTACACCCTGAAACCTAATGACCAGATCCTGGcagaagacaaacacaaagcGCT aTTTGAGGAGCTCGTGAAGAAGTTCAAAGTTGAGTACCACGCTGGAGGAGCCACACAGAACTCTATAAAGATTGCTCAG TGGATGATTCAAGAACCGCATAACGTGGGCACGTTCTTTGGCTGCATTGGCAAAGACAAGTTTGGAGAGATCCTGAAGCAGAAGGCTGAGGAGGCCCACATCGACGCACACTACTATGAACAAGATGAGGAGCCCACAGGGTCGTGTGCTGCTTGTATCACCGGAGATAACAG GTCTCTGGTTGCTAACCTAGCTGCTGCTAACTGTTATAAGAAGGACAAACATCTAGACCTTGAAGAAAACTGGAAGCTTGTGGAAAAAGCTAACGTCTACTATATTGCT GGTTTCTTCCTGACTGTCTCTTTGGAGTCCATCCTGAAAGTGGCGAAGCACGCGTCTGAAAATAACAAGCTGTTTTGCCTGAACCTCTCTGCGCCCTTCATCTGCCAGTTCTTCAAGGACAACCTCATGCAGGTTATGCCCTACGTTGACGTGCTGTTCGGCAATGAGACA GAAGCAGCTGCATTTGCTAAAGAGCAAGACTTTGAG ACCAAGGACATCAAGGAAATTGCCAAGAAAGCCCAGGCTCTGCCCAAAGTcaataaaaagagacagaggattGTAGTGCTGACCCAGGGGAAGGATGACACTGCCATGGCCCTGA GTGACAAGGTCGAGACATTTCCTGTGCTGAAGATCGACCCCAAGGACATTGTTGACACAAACGGTGCAGGTGATGCCTTTGTAGGAG GGTTCCTGTCCGAGCTTGTCCAGGAGAAACCACTGGATCAGTGCGTGAAGGCGGCACACTACGCCGCCAACGTCATCATCAGAAGAGCCGGTTGCACCTTCCCAGAAAAACCTGATTTCAAGTGA
- the adka gene encoding adenosine kinase isoform X2 — MSSASPNALFGMGNPLLDISAVVDKDFLDKYTLKPNDQILAEDKHKALFEELVKKFKVEYHAGGATQNSIKIAQWMIQEPHNVGTFFGCIGKDKFGEILKQKAEEAHIDAHYYEQDEEPTGSCAACITGDNRSLVANLAAANCYKKDKHLDLEENWKLVEKANVYYIAGFFLTVSLESILKVAKHASENNKLFCLNLSAPFICQFFKDNLMQVMPYVDVLFGNETEAAAFAKEQDFETKDIKEIAKKAQALPKVNKKRQRIVVLTQGKDDTAMALSDKVETFPVLKIDPKDIVDTNGAGDAFVGGFLSELVQEKPLDQCVKAAHYAANVIIRRAGCTFPEKPDFK; from the exons ATGTCTTCTGCAAG CCCCAATGCACTCTTTGGGATGGGAAACCCTTTGCTGGACATCTCTGCTGTCGTGGACAAAGACTTCTTGGACAA GTACACCCTGAAACCTAATGACCAGATCCTGGcagaagacaaacacaaagcGCT aTTTGAGGAGCTCGTGAAGAAGTTCAAAGTTGAGTACCACGCTGGAGGAGCCACACAGAACTCTATAAAGATTGCTCAG TGGATGATTCAAGAACCGCATAACGTGGGCACGTTCTTTGGCTGCATTGGCAAAGACAAGTTTGGAGAGATCCTGAAGCAGAAGGCTGAGGAGGCCCACATCGACGCACACTACTATGAACAAGATGAGGAGCCCACAGGGTCGTGTGCTGCTTGTATCACCGGAGATAACAG GTCTCTGGTTGCTAACCTAGCTGCTGCTAACTGTTATAAGAAGGACAAACATCTAGACCTTGAAGAAAACTGGAAGCTTGTGGAAAAAGCTAACGTCTACTATATTGCT GGTTTCTTCCTGACTGTCTCTTTGGAGTCCATCCTGAAAGTGGCGAAGCACGCGTCTGAAAATAACAAGCTGTTTTGCCTGAACCTCTCTGCGCCCTTCATCTGCCAGTTCTTCAAGGACAACCTCATGCAGGTTATGCCCTACGTTGACGTGCTGTTCGGCAATGAGACA GAAGCAGCTGCATTTGCTAAAGAGCAAGACTTTGAG ACCAAGGACATCAAGGAAATTGCCAAGAAAGCCCAGGCTCTGCCCAAAGTcaataaaaagagacagaggattGTAGTGCTGACCCAGGGGAAGGATGACACTGCCATGGCCCTGA GTGACAAGGTCGAGACATTTCCTGTGCTGAAGATCGACCCCAAGGACATTGTTGACACAAACGGTGCAGGTGATGCCTTTGTAGGAG GGTTCCTGTCCGAGCTTGTCCAGGAGAAACCACTGGATCAGTGCGTGAAGGCGGCACACTACGCCGCCAACGTCATCATCAGAAGAGCCGGTTGCACCTTCCCAGAAAAACCTGATTTCAAGTGA
- the LOC121954933 gene encoding dual specificity phosphatase 29 → MSSCVAKSRSRNPYTAVQVDPDSDYITPGTLDLEQLFWSGSGAQYAHVNQVWPGVYIGDEKTALERPGLKDLGITHVLNAAEGKFNNVLTGAEYYTDMDIQYYGVEADDKPTFNMSQYFCSATQFIHEALSQPQNKVLVHCVMGRSRSATLVLAYLMMKHSLTVVDAVEHVKERRCILPNHGFLKQLRALDITLQEERLRQKRETQQ, encoded by the exons ATGTCGTCCTGTGTCGCGAAGTCCAGAAGCAGGAACCCGTACACAGCGGTGCAGGTGGACCCAGACAGTGATTACATCACACCGGGGACATTAGACCTGGAGCAGCTGTTTTGGAGCGGCTCTGGAGCTCAGTACGCTCATGTCAACCAGGTCTGGCCTGGTGTCTACATCGGGGACGA GAAAACAGCTCTGGAGCGTCCGGGCCTGAAGGATTTGGGTATTACACATGTCCTCAATGCAGCAGAGGGAAAGTTTAATAATGTGCTGACTGGTGCTGAGTACTACACTGACATGGACATCCAGTACTATGGTGTGGAGGCTGATGACAAACCCACCTTCAACATGTCCCAGTACTTCTGCTCTGCAACCCAGTTCATCCACGAGGCTCTCAGTCAGCCGCAGA ACAAGGTGCTGGTGCACTGTGTAATGGGTCGGAGCAGATCAGCGACTCTGGTTTTGGCATACCTGATGATGAAACACAGCTTAACTGTGGTGGATGCTGTTGAGCATGTGAAAGAGCGGCGCTGCATCCTGCCCAATCACGGCTTCCTAAAGCAGCTCAGGGCGCTGGACATCACGTTACAAGAGGAGAGGCtgagacagaagagagaaacGCAACAGTAG
- the LOC121954869 gene encoding dual specificity phosphatase 29, with protein MHTDTHTYLLLHRGQSKEETPSLTELRQILWTNRKPVAPVNQVWPNLYIGDESVARDKATLSSLGVTHILNAAAGRHRINTGQQFYSDLKVEYHGVEAADHPEFNLRPFFDPAAQFIDSALKTHGKVFCALCHGVSRSGALVLAYLLICQKLSLVDAIIAVRLNRDIGPNSGFLEQLRQLELSLSAQSRLITEKGHAEHIMTEHFTLFSHLFV; from the exons atgcacacagacacacacacatatttattgcTACACAGAGGTCAGTCCAAGGAGGAAACACCATCTCTGACAGAGCTGAGGCAAATTCTCTGGACGAACAGGAAGCCAGTGGCACCTGTCAATCAAGTCTGGCCGAACCTGTACATCGGAGATGA gtcTGTGGCCCGAGATAAAGCCACACTCTCGTCTCTGGGTGTAACTCACATACTGAATGCTGCAGCAGGTCGACACCGGATCAACACGGGTCAGCAGTTCTACAGTGACCTCAAAGTGGAATACCACGGCGTTGAAGCTGCAGACCATCCGGAGTTCAACCTCCGACCTTTCTTCGACCCTGCTGCACAGTTCATAGACAGCGCTCTGAAGACACATG GGAAGGTGTTTTGTGCACTGTGCCATGGCGTCAGCCGCTCTGGAGCGCTGGTTCTTGCATATCTGCTGATCTGCCAGAAGCTGTCGTTAGTGGACGCCATCATTGCTGTGCGCCTGAACCGAGACATTGGTCCTAACTCTGGATTTTTGGAGCAGCTGAGGCAGCTGGAGCTGAGTCTCAGTGCACAGAGCAGACTGATCACAGAAAAGGGCCACGCTGAACACATCATGACGGAGCATTTCACCCTTTTCAGTCACCTGTTTGTTTGA
- the dusp13a gene encoding dual specificity protein phosphatase 13, which produces MSLRDPPYEPPTVSELQEFLLADRQPTGHVNQVWPNLFIGNEVAARDKPSLHSLGITHIVNAAHRPPDADAGLGSHLYVKTGPRFYRDMKVDYYGVEADDAIGFILSPFFYPTARYIRAALGMGGRVFVHCLMGVSRSATLVLAYLMIVEGLRLQEAVAAVRPHRDICPNPGFLMQLRSLDMSLERERRRRRQAQTL; this is translated from the exons atgtCTCTCAGGGATCCACCATATGAACCTCCTACTGTCTCAGAGCTGCAGGAGTTCCTGCTGGCAGACAGACAACCCACAGGACACGTCAATCAAGTCTGGCCTAACCTTTTCATAGGCAACGA GGTGGCGGCTCGTGACAAGCCCAGTCTGCACAGTCTGGGCATAACTCACATTGTAAATGCTGCTCACCGACCCCCCGATGCTGATGCCGGCCTTGGCTCCCATTTGTACGTCAAAACTGGCCCCCGTTTCTACAGAGACATGAAAGTGGATTATTATGGGGTGGAGGCTGATGATGCAATAGGGTTCATCCTTAGTCCTTTCTTTTACCCAACAGCACGATACATCAGAGCCGCGCTGGGAATGGGAG GACGGGTATTTGTCCACTGTCTGATGGGCGTGAGCCGCTCTGCGACCCTGGTGCTGGCGTACCTGATGATTGTTGAGGGCCTGAGGCTGCAGGAGGCGGTGGCTGCCGTCAGGCCGCACAGAGACATTTGTCCCAACCCGGGCTTTCTGATGCAGCTCCGCAGCCTCGACATGAGCCTGGAGAGGGAAAGGAGGAGACGAAGACAAGCCCAAACACTGTAA